One window from the genome of Corynebacterium sp. SCR221107 encodes:
- a CDS encoding fatty acid desaturase family protein: MAIDNIKAYSHLTDEDIAEIGARLDQIKKEVTDSLGPTDVAYIKNLIRVQRSFEVASRVALLFSGNKKMWWLGTGLLSTAKILENLEIGHNVLHGQWDWMNDPTIHSTTWEWDIVCPSSQWMHSHNYVHHTYTNVLGMDNDVGYGILRVTRDRRWTPMHAFQPVINTVLATLFEWAVGYYDVELGRYFVGRATWDETKEKFWETTRKAGRQTGRDYLFYPALSGKNFRHTLTANLTANLVRSIWAYAVIFCGHFPDEAETFTKEQFKNEDHNQWYLRQMLGSANFRGGKLLTIMSGNLNYQIEHHLFPDMPSNRLAEVGRKVEALCKEYDLPYNVDSFPVQLFKVQKTLLKLALPNKYLVADPDNAPEVRSNRAFSKNPAVEEQLWVGEREHSRKGLRTGLKLLKKLRPGVGDVIKHYTGRR, from the coding sequence ATGGCAATCGATAACATCAAAGCCTATTCGCACCTGACCGACGAGGACATCGCCGAGATCGGTGCCCGCCTCGATCAGATCAAGAAAGAAGTTACGGATTCCCTCGGTCCCACAGACGTGGCCTACATCAAAAACCTCATCCGCGTCCAACGCAGCTTCGAGGTTGCCTCGCGCGTGGCGCTGCTATTTTCGGGGAACAAGAAGATGTGGTGGCTCGGTACCGGCCTGTTGTCTACGGCCAAGATTCTGGAGAACCTGGAGATCGGCCACAATGTGCTGCACGGCCAGTGGGACTGGATGAATGATCCGACCATCCACTCCACCACCTGGGAGTGGGACATCGTCTGCCCGTCCTCGCAGTGGATGCACTCGCATAACTACGTCCACCACACCTACACCAACGTCCTCGGCATGGACAACGATGTCGGATACGGCATTCTGCGCGTGACCCGCGACCGCAGGTGGACACCCATGCACGCCTTCCAGCCGGTGATCAACACCGTGCTGGCCACCTTGTTCGAGTGGGCGGTGGGCTACTACGACGTGGAGCTGGGCCGCTACTTCGTCGGCCGCGCCACGTGGGACGAGACCAAGGAAAAATTCTGGGAGACCACCCGCAAGGCGGGAAGGCAGACCGGGCGCGACTACCTTTTCTATCCGGCGCTTTCCGGCAAGAACTTCAGGCACACGCTCACCGCCAACCTCACCGCCAATCTAGTGCGATCCATCTGGGCTTACGCGGTGATCTTCTGCGGGCACTTCCCGGATGAGGCGGAGACCTTTACCAAGGAGCAGTTCAAGAACGAAGACCACAACCAGTGGTACCTGCGTCAGATGCTGGGCTCGGCCAACTTCCGTGGCGGCAAGCTCCTGACGATCATGTCGGGCAACCTCAACTATCAGATCGAGCATCACTTGTTCCCGGACATGCCCTCGAACCGGCTGGCGGAGGTCGGTCGCAAGGTGGAGGCATTGTGTAAGGAATACGATCTGCCCTACAACGTGGATTCCTTCCCGGTCCAGCTGTTCAAGGTGCAAAAGACCCTGCTCAAGCTGGCCCTGCCGAATAAGTACCTGGTTGCCGATCCAGATAACGCGCCGGAGGTGCGTTCCAACCGGGCATTTAGCAAGAACCCGGCCGTGGAGGAGCAGCTGTGGGTGGGTGAGCGCGAGCATTCCCGCAAGGGTCTGCGCACCGGCCTGAAGCTGCTCAAGAAGCTGCGCCCCGGCGTCGGCGATGTGATCAAGCACTACACCGGTCGTCGTTAG